A single genomic interval of Chitinophaga sp. 180180018-3 harbors:
- the infA gene encoding translation initiation factor IF-1, giving the protein MAKQALIKQDGIILEALSNAMFRVKLENGHEILATISGKMRMHYIRILPGDKVGVEMSPYDLSRGRIIFRYK; this is encoded by the coding sequence ATGGCAAAACAGGCACTCATTAAACAGGATGGAATTATATTAGAAGCCTTGTCGAACGCTATGTTCCGTGTAAAACTGGAAAACGGGCATGAGATCCTGGCCACCATTTCTGGAAAAATGAGAATGCACTACATACGCATTCTGCCAGGGGATAAGGTAGGCGTGGAAATGAGCCCGTACGATTTGTCAAGGGGCCGTATAATTTTCAGATACAAATAG
- a CDS encoding D-2-hydroxyacid dehydrogenase: MKKNIVVLDGYTLNPGDLDWSALQALGNVTVYERTPEADVAARAKDAHIILTNKAVVNAAAIEQLQHLEYIGVTATGYNVVDIAAAAKKQIPVTNVPAYSTAAVAQLTFALILELCHHTGLHAESVRAGEWNASADFSYWKTTLTELDGGTMGIVGFGQIGRSVARIAQAFGMNVIASHKHPERDRMEGVAFVDLATCFREADVVSLHCPLNAENREFVNSALLATMKKTAFLINTSRGPLIKEADLAAALQKGVIAGAALDVLSTEPPAPDNPLINAPNTIITPHIAWATQAARKRLMKAAVENLAAFLEGKPRNRVN; this comes from the coding sequence ATGAAGAAAAATATCGTAGTACTTGACGGTTATACACTCAACCCCGGAGACCTCGACTGGAGCGCATTACAGGCATTGGGTAATGTTACTGTTTACGAACGTACACCGGAAGCGGATGTAGCAGCACGTGCAAAAGATGCTCATATTATACTCACAAACAAAGCTGTGGTGAATGCAGCAGCTATCGAACAGTTACAACACCTGGAGTATATTGGCGTAACTGCCACAGGGTATAATGTGGTGGATATTGCTGCAGCAGCGAAAAAACAAATTCCGGTTACCAATGTACCTGCCTACAGTACGGCCGCTGTTGCTCAGCTGACTTTTGCGCTGATCCTGGAACTCTGCCATCACACCGGCTTACATGCGGAGAGCGTGAGAGCAGGAGAGTGGAACGCCTCAGCTGATTTTAGCTACTGGAAAACTACATTAACAGAACTCGATGGAGGTACTATGGGCATAGTAGGATTCGGACAAATAGGACGGTCAGTAGCGCGTATTGCCCAGGCTTTTGGTATGAACGTTATCGCCAGCCATAAACATCCCGAGCGGGATCGTATGGAAGGTGTGGCGTTCGTAGACCTGGCCACCTGTTTCCGGGAAGCAGACGTAGTATCGCTTCATTGCCCGTTGAATGCCGAAAACCGGGAATTCGTAAATAGTGCGTTGCTCGCTACCATGAAAAAAACGGCTTTCCTGATCAATACCAGTCGCGGGCCACTCATAAAAGAAGCCGATCTGGCAGCAGCCCTGCAAAAAGGAGTGATTGCCGGAGCGGCGCTGGATGTATTATCCACAGAGCCTCCGGCCCCCGATAATCCGTTGATCAATGCTCCCAATACTATTATTACACCCCATATTGCCTGGGCTACACAAGCTGCCAGGAAAAGGCTGATGAAAGCAGCTGTAGAAAACTTAGCGGCATTCCTGGAAGGGAAGCCGAGGAACAGGGTTAACTAA
- the rpsK gene encoding 30S ribosomal protein S11: MAKANNTKTAANKKRVVKVDNYGDVHISASFNNIIVSITNKHGQVISWSSAGKMGFRGSKKNTPYAAQLAAQDAAKVAMDSGLKRADVFVKGPGAGRESAIRAIANSGIEVNMIKDVTPLPHNGCRPPKKRRV, translated from the coding sequence ATGGCAAAAGCAAATAATACAAAAACTGCTGCTAATAAGAAAAGAGTAGTAAAAGTAGATAACTACGGAGATGTTCATATCTCCGCTAGCTTTAACAACATCATCGTAAGCATTACCAACAAACATGGTCAGGTTATTTCCTGGTCTTCTGCTGGTAAAATGGGCTTCAGAGGTTCTAAAAAGAACACTCCGTATGCAGCTCAGCTGGCTGCACAAGATGCTGCTAAAGTAGCTATGGACTCAGGTCTGAAAAGAGCAGACGTTTTTGTAAAAGGCCCTGGAGCTGGTCGTGAAAGCGCTATCCGTGCTATCGCTAATTCCGGTATCGAAGTGAACATGATTAAAGACGTTACGCCTTTACCTCACAACGGTTGCCGTCCTCCTAAGAAAAGAAGAGTATAG
- a CDS encoding DUF1573 domain-containing protein: MKKFILSLFASMLLTTALWAQSAATQNAADTKVKFAKETIDFGKTELNKPVSVDFEFTNISKEPVLIETARASCGCTTPKWTQEPILPGKKGKVTASYSANGLGQQNKTIWVKFRGVDQDKELHLTGTVSSNNK; the protein is encoded by the coding sequence ATGAAAAAATTTATCTTATCCCTGTTTGCGAGCATGCTGTTGACAACAGCTTTGTGGGCTCAAAGTGCAGCAACTCAGAATGCAGCTGACACCAAAGTAAAATTTGCCAAAGAAACTATAGACTTCGGAAAAACTGAATTGAACAAACCTGTTAGTGTTGACTTCGAATTCACTAATATTTCCAAAGAGCCGGTGCTGATCGAAACTGCCCGTGCAAGTTGCGGTTGCACTACTCCCAAATGGACACAGGAACCAATTCTGCCTGGTAAGAAAGGTAAAGTAACCGCGAGCTACAGCGCTAACGGTTTGGGTCAGCAGAATAAAACCATCTGGGTTAAGTTCAGAGGAGTAGATCAGGATAAGGAACTGCACCTGACAGGTACAGTTAGTTCCAACAACAAGTAA
- the carA gene encoding glutamine-hydrolyzing carbamoyl-phosphate synthase small subunit, which translates to MPQTRTIQPAILLLEDGTVFQGKAFGKIGTASGELAFNTGMTGYQEVFTDPSYKGQVLIMNNCYIGNYGTRKTDVESGSVKINGLIAKNIAYNYSRKMADESLEQFLTDNNLVAIYDVDTRALVSHIRSKGAMNCIISSEILDIHQLKAELAKVPSMEGLALCKEVTTSEVYNIGDPNAEIRIAVLDNGVKRNMLKCLSEKGAYLQVFPTDTKFEVCEEFKPHAYFISNGPGDPAPLTYAVETVKQILAAEKPMFGICLGHQLLALANGIPTYKMHHGHRGLNHPVKNLRTGLCEITTQNHGFAVDAKAIAASEHIEVTHVNLNDHTVEGIRIKNKPAFSVQYHPESTPGPFDSRYLFDDFFTMIKEYKK; encoded by the coding sequence ATGCCTCAGACTAGAACCATCCAACCTGCCATACTGCTATTAGAAGACGGTACGGTTTTTCAGGGAAAAGCTTTTGGAAAAATCGGCACTGCCTCCGGCGAATTGGCGTTCAATACCGGTATGACGGGTTACCAGGAAGTGTTTACAGACCCTTCCTATAAAGGTCAGGTGTTGATTATGAACAACTGCTACATCGGTAACTATGGAACCAGAAAAACGGATGTGGAAAGTGGCAGTGTGAAAATCAACGGTTTGATTGCTAAGAATATCGCTTACAACTACTCCAGGAAAATGGCGGACGAGTCACTGGAGCAGTTCCTGACCGACAACAACCTGGTAGCTATCTATGATGTCGACACTCGCGCACTCGTTTCTCATATCCGCAGTAAAGGAGCAATGAATTGTATCATTTCTTCCGAAATTCTGGATATTCATCAGTTGAAAGCTGAATTAGCTAAGGTGCCATCTATGGAAGGGCTTGCCCTGTGCAAAGAAGTGACCACTTCTGAAGTATACAACATAGGGGATCCTAATGCAGAGATCCGTATCGCGGTATTGGATAACGGGGTGAAAAGAAACATGCTGAAATGCCTCTCTGAAAAAGGCGCTTACCTGCAGGTTTTCCCGACAGATACTAAGTTTGAAGTATGTGAGGAGTTCAAACCACATGCGTATTTCATCTCCAATGGCCCTGGCGATCCGGCTCCGCTGACGTATGCTGTGGAAACGGTAAAACAAATCCTGGCGGCAGAGAAACCAATGTTCGGTATCTGCCTCGGACATCAGTTGTTGGCTCTTGCCAATGGCATCCCTACCTATAAAATGCACCACGGCCACCGCGGATTGAATCACCCGGTTAAGAATCTGAGAACCGGTCTTTGTGAGATCACCACTCAAAACCACGGTTTTGCGGTTGATGCTAAAGCCATCGCAGCCAGTGAGCATATAGAGGTAACGCATGTCAACCTGAACGATCATACAGTGGAAGGTATCCGGATTAAGAATAAACCAGCATTCAGTGTGCAATATCACCCGGAATCGACACCTGGTCCGTTCGATAGCCGTTATCTGTTCGATGACTTTTTCACCATGATCAAAGAATACAAAAAATAG
- the rpsD gene encoding 30S ribosomal protein S4: MARYTGPKTKISRIFGEPILGNGKYLNKNSNPPGQHGANRKRKQLGEYALQLREKQKAKYTYGLLERQFRNLFDEATRRKGVAGEVLIKLLEARLDNTVFRLGIAPSRPAARQLVSHKHITVNGIVVNTPSFQLKPGDVISLKNKAANNSALTSVIRGKNPKFSWLDWNEKEMKGVFIAYPERESVPENIKEQLIVELYSK; the protein is encoded by the coding sequence ATGGCAAGGTACACAGGACCAAAAACCAAAATTTCCAGAATTTTTGGCGAACCCATTCTCGGTAATGGAAAGTATTTAAACAAGAACAGCAACCCTCCGGGTCAGCACGGTGCTAACCGTAAACGTAAACAGTTAGGTGAATACGCACTGCAGCTGAGAGAAAAACAAAAAGCTAAATACACTTACGGTCTGCTGGAGCGCCAGTTCCGCAACCTGTTCGATGAAGCTACCCGTAGAAAAGGCGTTGCCGGTGAAGTATTGATCAAATTGCTGGAAGCTCGCCTGGATAACACCGTTTTCCGTCTCGGTATCGCTCCTTCCCGTCCTGCTGCCCGTCAGCTGGTTTCTCACAAACACATCACCGTTAACGGTATTGTGGTAAATACTCCTTCTTTCCAGCTGAAACCAGGTGATGTAATCAGCCTGAAAAATAAAGCTGCAAACAATTCAGCCCTCACCAGCGTTATCCGTGGAAAAAATCCTAAGTTCAGCTGGTTAGACTGGAACGAGAAAGAAATGAAAGGCGTATTCATTGCTTATCCTGAGAGAGAGAGCGTTCCTGAAAATATCAAGGAACAACTGATTGTAGAATTGTACTCTAAGTAA
- a CDS encoding thiamine pyrophosphate-dependent enzyme — MNLESRLSFEEFRKEVLNDYRLACESREVSLLARREVLTGKAKFGIFGDGKEVAQIAMSKYFQPGDFRSGYYRDQTIAFATGMATAEQYFSQLYADPDQNNDPFSGGRQMNSHFATPNLDKDGNWLNLVEMKNSAADMAPTAAQMPRALGLAYASKVFREVETLHSYKGLSNNGNEICFATIGDASTSEGHFWETMNAAGVLQVPLAVFVWDDGYGISVPRKYQTTKNSISIALEGFRKADGTNGFDIYNVKGWDYAGMCEVFEAAIRKMRETHIPALFHVEEITQPQGHSTSGSHERYKSKERLAWEKEFDCNTKMRSWIIENALSDEDTLKAIEAAAKVKAQEARKTAWEKYIAPIRDHVQRFIAVATPVAALEGADTNMINMAVRDVQNNREPLRRDILKAAATILLKHRALRQDAAVQALQQFYDSYLQEEKENYNTYLYATGVNSALNVPVVPAIYEADSITVNGYEIINKYFDQLFTNNPRVFAFGEDVGKIGDVNQGFAGLQQKHGKDRISDTGIRELTIMGQGIGLALRGLRPIAEIQYLDYILYGLQPLSDDVASLQYRTKGIMHCPLIVRTRGHRLEGIWHSGSPMGMIVNALRGMYVCVPRNMVQAAGMYNTLLLANEPALVIESLNGYRLKEKLPANLEAYTVPLGIPEVLHEGTDVTIVTYGSTTRIAEEAIATLQEVGVSCELIDVQTLLPFDIHHSIVQSLKKTNRILFVDEDVPGGGTAYMFQQVIEEQGGYRWLDVTPRTLSAQAHRPAYGSDGDYFSKPNAEDIVREVMEMMEE, encoded by the coding sequence ATGAATTTAGAAAGCCGGTTATCATTCGAAGAATTCCGCAAGGAAGTATTAAATGATTACAGGTTGGCCTGCGAAAGCAGGGAAGTTAGTCTGCTGGCCCGTAGGGAAGTGCTTACAGGTAAGGCAAAATTTGGCATTTTTGGAGATGGTAAGGAAGTGGCGCAGATTGCAATGTCGAAATACTTTCAGCCAGGGGACTTTCGTTCCGGTTACTATCGCGACCAAACCATAGCCTTTGCCACAGGAATGGCCACGGCAGAACAATACTTCTCGCAGTTGTATGCTGATCCGGATCAGAATAATGATCCTTTCTCCGGCGGGCGTCAGATGAATTCGCATTTTGCTACGCCTAATCTTGATAAAGACGGCAACTGGCTGAACCTGGTGGAAATGAAGAATTCGGCGGCCGACATGGCGCCAACTGCTGCCCAGATGCCTCGCGCGCTGGGACTGGCGTATGCCTCTAAAGTATTTCGTGAAGTTGAAACTTTACATTCATATAAAGGACTGTCTAACAATGGTAACGAGATCTGTTTTGCTACTATCGGTGACGCCTCTACGTCGGAAGGACATTTCTGGGAAACCATGAATGCTGCTGGTGTGCTGCAGGTACCACTGGCTGTATTTGTATGGGATGATGGATATGGTATCTCGGTTCCCCGTAAATACCAGACTACTAAAAACTCTATCAGCATTGCCCTGGAAGGTTTCCGCAAAGCGGATGGCACTAACGGGTTCGATATCTATAATGTAAAAGGATGGGATTATGCCGGCATGTGTGAGGTGTTTGAAGCTGCTATCCGCAAGATGCGTGAAACGCATATCCCCGCGCTTTTCCATGTGGAAGAGATTACACAGCCACAGGGGCACTCTACCAGCGGTTCTCACGAACGCTATAAAAGTAAGGAGCGCCTGGCCTGGGAAAAGGAATTTGACTGTAACACTAAAATGCGTTCCTGGATTATAGAAAACGCATTAAGTGATGAGGATACTTTGAAAGCAATTGAGGCTGCTGCTAAAGTAAAGGCACAGGAAGCCCGGAAAACTGCCTGGGAAAAGTACATTGCTCCCATCAGGGATCATGTACAACGCTTTATTGCGGTTGCTACACCGGTTGCTGCGCTGGAAGGTGCTGATACCAATATGATCAACATGGCTGTTCGTGATGTACAGAACAATCGCGAACCACTTCGCCGTGATATATTAAAAGCCGCTGCCACCATCCTGCTGAAGCACAGAGCGTTGCGTCAGGATGCTGCTGTGCAGGCGTTGCAACAGTTTTACGATAGCTATTTGCAGGAAGAAAAAGAGAATTACAATACGTATCTCTACGCCACTGGCGTAAATTCTGCGCTGAATGTACCGGTAGTACCGGCCATTTATGAGGCCGACAGTATTACCGTCAACGGCTATGAAATCATTAATAAATATTTTGATCAGCTGTTCACCAACAATCCCCGTGTATTTGCTTTTGGAGAAGATGTGGGCAAGATTGGGGATGTGAATCAGGGCTTTGCCGGATTACAACAGAAACACGGAAAAGATCGTATAAGCGATACCGGTATAAGGGAACTGACTATCATGGGACAGGGCATAGGTCTGGCATTGCGCGGATTACGCCCGATAGCCGAGATCCAGTATCTTGATTATATCCTCTACGGTTTGCAGCCGCTGAGCGACGATGTGGCTTCCCTGCAGTATCGTACAAAAGGCATCATGCATTGCCCGCTGATTGTGCGTACCCGCGGACACCGGCTGGAAGGTATCTGGCACAGTGGTTCTCCGATGGGAATGATCGTGAATGCGCTTCGTGGTATGTATGTATGCGTGCCCCGTAACATGGTGCAGGCAGCAGGTATGTATAACACGCTCTTACTGGCCAATGAACCGGCACTCGTTATTGAATCCCTGAATGGTTACCGCCTGAAGGAAAAACTACCGGCTAACCTGGAAGCATATACGGTGCCATTGGGCATTCCGGAAGTATTGCATGAAGGAACCGATGTAACCATTGTTACCTATGGTTCTACTACGCGCATTGCCGAAGAAGCAATTGCCACACTTCAGGAAGTGGGCGTTTCCTGCGAACTGATAGACGTGCAAACCCTTTTGCCTTTTGATATTCATCATAGCATTGTACAATCGCTGAAGAAAACCAACCGCATACTTTTCGTAGACGAGGATGTACCGGGAGGGGGCACAGCCTACATGTTCCAGCAGGTGATAGAGGAACAGGGAGGCTACCGCTGGCTGGATGTGACACCAAGAACATTAAGCGCACAGGCACATCGCCCGGCTTATGGCTCTGACGGCGATTATTTTTCCAAACCCAATGCGGAAGATATTGTACGTGAAGTAATGGAGATGATGGAAGAATAA
- the rpsM gene encoding 30S ribosomal protein S13 has protein sequence MARIAGIDLPKNKRGEIGLTYIFGIGRSTAQYILNKAEIDVNKKVRDWNDDEQAAIRNIINGEFKVEGQLRSEVQMNIKRLLDIACYRGLRHRKGLPVRGQRTRTNSRTRKGKRKTVAGKKKATKK, from the coding sequence ATGGCACGTATAGCCGGTATAGATCTTCCTAAAAATAAAAGAGGAGAAATTGGTCTTACCTATATCTTTGGTATAGGCCGTTCTACCGCCCAATATATCCTGAACAAGGCGGAAATTGATGTAAACAAAAAGGTGCGCGATTGGAATGACGACGAACAAGCCGCCATTCGTAACATTATTAACGGTGAGTTTAAGGTAGAGGGTCAACTGCGTTCTGAAGTACAAATGAATATCAAGCGTCTGCTGGATATCGCTTGCTACCGTGGTCTGCGTCACAGGAAAGGCTTACCGGTAAGAGGTCAGCGTACACGTACTAACAGCCGTACCCGTAAAGGTAAGCGTAAGACAGTGGCTGGTAAGAAAAAAGCAACTAAGAAATAA
- the map gene encoding type I methionyl aminopeptidase, which produces MIHYKTKEEIELIRKSASILSAALAEVARSIKPGMSTLDVDAIADKFIVENGGTPSFKNYKGFPNACCISVNEQVVHGIPNTYVLKDGDIVTVDVGVYMNGYHSDSAYTFAIGNVAENVLRLMTATKASLYKGIEKAIVGNRVGDISYAIQEYTEKERGYGVVRELVGHGLGRHLHEDPQVPNYGKRGSGPIMKEGLVIAIEPMINLRSKDVEYLEDGWTVATRDGSPSVHFEHTVAVGKGKADVLSSFTEIEKAEKNNPELNSNY; this is translated from the coding sequence ATGATTCACTATAAGACGAAGGAAGAAATAGAACTCATACGCAAAAGCGCCAGCATCCTCAGTGCTGCGCTGGCTGAAGTAGCTCGCTCTATCAAACCTGGTATGAGCACCCTGGATGTGGATGCAATCGCGGATAAGTTCATTGTTGAAAATGGTGGAACCCCTTCTTTTAAAAACTATAAAGGATTCCCCAATGCCTGCTGCATTTCCGTAAATGAGCAGGTAGTACATGGTATCCCTAATACATACGTACTGAAGGATGGCGATATCGTAACAGTGGATGTAGGCGTTTATATGAATGGTTATCACTCCGATAGCGCCTATACCTTTGCCATCGGTAATGTGGCCGAAAATGTGCTACGACTGATGACGGCTACTAAAGCTTCCCTGTATAAAGGAATAGAAAAGGCTATTGTAGGCAACAGGGTAGGAGATATCTCCTACGCCATTCAGGAATATACCGAGAAAGAACGTGGTTATGGTGTAGTAAGGGAACTGGTAGGGCACGGCCTTGGCCGCCACCTGCATGAAGATCCGCAGGTTCCTAACTACGGTAAGAGAGGCAGTGGCCCGATCATGAAAGAAGGATTGGTAATTGCCATCGAACCCATGATCAATCTCCGCTCCAAGGATGTAGAGTACCTGGAAGATGGGTGGACTGTTGCTACCCGCGATGGTAGTCCGTCTGTTCACTTCGAACATACGGTAGCGGTTGGTAAAGGAAAGGCTGATGTGTTGTCTAGTTTTACAGAGATCGAAAAAGCAGAGAAAAACAACCCTGAATTGAATTCAAATTATTAA
- the rpmJ gene encoding 50S ribosomal protein L36, whose amino-acid sequence MKVRAAIKKRSADCKIVRRKGVLLVINKKNPRYKQRQG is encoded by the coding sequence ATGAAGGTAAGAGCTGCAATCAAAAAAAGAAGCGCGGATTGTAAAATAGTTCGTAGGAAAGGCGTTTTGTTGGTGATCAACAAAAAGAACCCTCGTTATAAACAGCGCCAGGGTTAA
- a CDS encoding DNA-directed RNA polymerase subunit alpha: protein MAILNFQKPDKIVLQKSTDFEAQFEFRPLEPGYAVTVGNALRRVLLSSLEGYAIVGIKIEGADHEFATLKGVTEDVTEIILNLKQVRFKRISENDVANEKITLSIKGKTEFRADMIEKATSAFQIMNPDLLICTLDPSAKLDIELTIGKGRGYVPAEENKPKDAVFGYIAIDSIFTPIKNVKYSIENTRVEQKTDYEKLVMEVVTDGTIHPEEAVKQASRILIQHLMIITDENISFDTKDAEKEDVVDEQTLQLRKILKTPLEDLDLSVRAFNCLKAAKINSLSELVQYEQEELMKFRNFGQKSLSEIEQVLGERGLHFGMDLSKLKLEEE, encoded by the coding sequence ATGGCAATTTTAAATTTCCAGAAACCTGATAAGATCGTTTTGCAGAAGTCTACTGACTTTGAAGCTCAATTCGAATTCCGTCCATTAGAACCAGGTTATGCTGTGACTGTCGGTAATGCGTTACGTCGCGTACTGTTGTCTTCTTTGGAGGGCTATGCCATTGTGGGTATTAAAATTGAAGGAGCTGATCACGAGTTTGCTACACTGAAAGGTGTTACTGAAGACGTTACTGAGATCATCCTGAACCTGAAACAGGTTCGTTTCAAAAGGATCTCTGAAAATGATGTAGCGAACGAAAAGATTACGCTGTCCATCAAGGGTAAAACAGAGTTCCGTGCTGATATGATTGAAAAAGCCACCAGTGCTTTCCAGATCATGAACCCAGACCTGTTGATCTGTACCCTGGATCCTTCTGCCAAGCTGGATATCGAACTGACCATCGGTAAAGGCCGTGGTTACGTTCCGGCTGAGGAAAATAAACCCAAAGATGCAGTATTTGGCTACATTGCTATCGACTCTATCTTTACGCCTATCAAAAACGTAAAGTACAGTATAGAAAACACCCGTGTGGAACAGAAAACTGACTATGAGAAACTCGTTATGGAGGTTGTCACTGATGGTACTATCCACCCGGAAGAAGCAGTTAAGCAAGCTTCCCGTATCCTCATTCAGCACCTGATGATCATCACTGATGAAAATATCAGTTTTGATACTAAAGACGCTGAGAAAGAAGATGTGGTAGATGAACAAACACTGCAGCTGCGTAAGATACTGAAAACACCGCTGGAAGATCTCGATCTGAGTGTACGTGCATTCAACTGTCTGAAAGCAGCAAAAATCAATTCACTCAGCGAACTGGTACAATACGAACAGGAAGAACTGATGAAGTTCAGAAACTTCGGCCAGAAATCACTGAGCGAAATTGAACAGGTATTAGGCGAAAGAGGTCTGCACTTCGGTATGGATCTGTCTAAGCTGAAACTGGAAGAAGAATAG
- a CDS encoding pyridoxal phosphate-dependent aminotransferase: MPTISQRGEQMPPSPIRKLVPFAEEAKKRGVKVYHLNIGQPDIETPKPVLDAVRHSEFKILEYSHSAGNESYRRKLVSYYDRFNISVNHNQIIVTTGGSEAIIFGFMACLDPGDEVIVPEPFYANYNGFAVEAEIKIKTITSSIETGFALPAMTDFEKAITPRTKAILICNPNNPTGYLYSQEEMEILKQLCLKYNLFLFSDEAYREFCYTGQHFSAMNLEGLENNVILMDTISKRYSACGGRIGAFVTKNQQVLDAVMKFAQARLSPPSFAQIAGEAAIDLPMNYFDGIKAEYLSRRDVLVEMLNKIPGVFCPNPGGAFYAMARLPIDDADKFCQWILESFSHEGQTVMMAPGTGFYATPGLGKNEVRFAYVLNTTNIRHAMVCLEKALEAYPGKTSK; the protein is encoded by the coding sequence ATGCCTACCATTAGCCAGAGAGGTGAGCAGATGCCACCTTCTCCCATCAGAAAGCTTGTACCATTCGCTGAAGAGGCCAAGAAAAGAGGGGTGAAAGTATATCATCTCAACATTGGACAGCCGGATATAGAAACGCCCAAACCCGTACTGGACGCCGTGCGCCATTCAGAGTTCAAGATCCTGGAATACAGCCACAGCGCAGGAAACGAGAGCTATCGTCGTAAACTGGTTTCTTATTACGACCGGTTCAATATTTCCGTAAACCATAACCAGATCATTGTAACTACCGGGGGATCCGAAGCCATCATATTTGGGTTTATGGCCTGCCTGGATCCGGGAGATGAAGTAATTGTGCCGGAGCCCTTTTATGCCAATTACAATGGCTTTGCTGTGGAAGCAGAAATAAAGATCAAAACCATTACTTCCAGCATAGAAACGGGGTTTGCCCTGCCGGCGATGACCGATTTTGAAAAAGCGATCACTCCCCGTACTAAGGCGATACTGATCTGTAATCCCAATAACCCTACCGGCTATCTGTATAGTCAGGAAGAAATGGAAATATTAAAACAACTGTGTCTTAAATACAACCTTTTCCTGTTCTCTGACGAGGCCTACCGTGAATTCTGCTATACAGGGCAGCATTTTTCCGCGATGAACCTGGAGGGGCTGGAAAACAATGTGATCCTGATGGATACCATTTCCAAGAGATATAGTGCCTGTGGTGGTCGTATCGGAGCATTTGTTACCAAAAACCAACAGGTGCTGGATGCAGTGATGAAGTTCGCTCAGGCCCGTCTGAGCCCTCCCTCCTTCGCGCAGATCGCCGGAGAAGCGGCTATAGACCTTCCAATGAACTATTTCGATGGTATCAAGGCCGAGTATCTGAGCCGCCGTGATGTGCTGGTAGAGATGCTGAACAAGATTCCGGGCGTGTTTTGTCCGAATCCGGGAGGCGCTTTTTATGCAATGGCCCGGTTACCAATCGATGATGCCGACAAATTTTGTCAGTGGATATTGGAATCGTTCTCCCACGAGGGGCAAACTGTAATGATGGCGCCGGGAACCGGTTTTTATGCTACGCCGGGACTAGGCAAAAATGAAGTACGGTTCGCCTATGTGCTGAATACAACAAACATCCGTCATGCGATGGTCTGCCTCGAAAAAGCATTGGAAGCTTATCCGGGTAAAACTTCCAAATAA